One Cyprinus carpio isolate SPL01 unplaced genomic scaffold, ASM1834038v1 S000006615, whole genome shotgun sequence genomic region harbors:
- the casp22 gene encoding caspase-22: MAEKVLEQLRIKLKEGLTEPVIKSLLDDLRDKKVLGNEEIEEIVQKTKPRADQARDLIDGVSRKGTKASEIMLACLKNRDIYLYNSLNIDNHLAIPERGATCSPAPTAHSTTDKQKDLVSGDEVYKMDSNPRGLCVIINNENFANKKRKGSQKDVDSLKDLFEVLGFLVEVEKDKTADEIKALMAKYSNDARHGDCFVCCVMSHGNETGVKGLDEKICPVNEITSPFDGDNCPALIGKPKVFFIQACRGCKMQSKVLVTDGAGPSRNQKSGKLYSIAKDSDFLIALSTVEGYFSIRDPLSGSWFIQSLCKHLKEGSEQGQDILRILTHVNNDVSLKEGKIRQNKNKDRVDAKMTPQPQFTLRKLLIFKAPKGRAAASKREKKQDKHPHLPPKKKRKS; the protein is encoded by the exons ATGGCAG AAAAAGTCTTGGAACAACTTCGGATTAAACTGAAGGAAGGTTTGACTGAGCCCGTCATCAAAAGTTTGCTGGATGATCTTCGGGACAAGAAGGTGCTCGGAAATGAGGAGATTGAAGAAATAGTGCAGAAGACCAAACCACGAGCTGATCAAGCTCGAGATCTGATTGATGGTGTGAGCAGAAAGGGGACAAAAGCAAGTGAAATTATGTTAGCATGCTTGAAGAACAGAGACATCTATCTTTACAACAGCCTAAACATAGACAACCATTTAGCAATTCCTGAAAGAGGAGCGACCTGTAGCCCTGCACCAACGGCACATAGTACAACAG ACAAACAAAAAGATTTGGTCAGTGGA GATGAGGTGTACAAAATGGACAGTAATCCACGTGGACTgtgtgtaattattaataatgagaACTTTGCAAACAAAAAACGAAAGGGATCCCAAAAAGATGTTG ATTCTCTGAAGGACTTATTTGAAGTTTTGGGCTTTCTGGTTGAAGTCGAGAAAGACAAAACTGCAGATGAAATAAAAGCACTTATGGCCAAATACAGTAATGATGCACGTCATGGAGACTGCTTTGTTTGTTGCGTAATGAGTCATGGAAATGAGACTGGTGTCAAGGGATTGGATGAGAAAATATGTCCCGTGAATGAAATCACCTCCCCATTTGATGGAGACAACTGTCCTGCTCTTATTGGCAAACCTAAAGTGTTCTTTATCCAGGCATGCAGAGGATGTAAGATGCAGAGTAAAGTGCTGGTTACAGATGGTGCTGGTCCCAGTCGTAACCAGAAATCTGGCAAACTATACAGCATTGCCAAAGATTCTGATTTTCTGATTGCCCTGTCCACTGTGGAGGGATATTTTTCAATCCGTGATCCACTCAGTGGATCATGGTTTATACAGTCCCTTTGCAAGCATTTAAAAGAAGGAAGTGAACA AGGCCAGGACATCTTGAGGATCCTCACTCATGTCAATAATGATGTAAGCCTTAAAGAGggcaaaataagacaaaataagaacaaagatagaGTAGATGCAAAGATGACCCCTCAACCCCAATTCACCCTGAGGAAGCTTCTGATTTTCAAAGCACCGAAG GGTCGGGCTGCTGCTTCTAAACGGGAAAAAAAACAGGATAAACATCCTCATCTTCCACCGAAGAAGAAGAGGAAATCTTAA